A single window of Leopardus geoffroyi isolate Oge1 chromosome D4, O.geoffroyi_Oge1_pat1.0, whole genome shotgun sequence DNA harbors:
- the LOC123593681 gene encoding cyclin-dependent kinase inhibitor 2A-like isoform X1: protein MEPLTDRLATAAARGRAEEVLALLAAGAQPNAPNRLGRSPIQVMMMGSARVAELLLLHGADPNCADPATLTRPVHDAAREGFLDTLVVLHRAGARLDVRDAWGRLPVDLAEERGHRDIVRYLRAATGGTGSGSHTGTDGAEGVADSRT, encoded by the exons ATGGAGCCCTTGACCGACAGGCTCGCGACCGCGGCTGCACGGGGTCGGGCCGAAGAGGTGCTGGCGCTGCTCGCGGCGGGGGCGCAGCCCAATGCGCCGAACCGCCTGGGTCGGAGCCCGATTCAG GTCATGATGATGGGCAGCGCCCGCGTGGCCGAGCTGCTGCTGCTCCATGGCGCGGACCCCAACTGCGCGGATCCCGCCACCCTCACCCGACCTGTGCACGACGCCGCCCGGGAGGGGTTCCTGGACACGCTGGTGGTGCTGCACCGAGCCGGGGCGCGGCTGGATGTGCGCGATGCCTGGGGCCGCCTGCCCGTGGACCTGGCTGAGGAGCGGGGCCACCGCGACATAGTCCGGTACCTTCGCGCAGCCACGGGGGGCACCGGCAGTGGTAGCCACACCGGTACAGACGGTGCAGAAGGTGTCGCAG ACAGCCGGACTTAA